TTTAAAACGTCAAAGGGGCAGAAGGTAACTTCCGTTGCCAGAATTGCAATTGAAGAAGAAAAAGAAGATGTAGAATCTATCTTAATTGAAGAAACGGATTCTAACGATGAAGTTGAAATACAAGATAATAACGAGGATTAAGCCTTCCAAATGCCTAACAGAACAGCGGTATATCCCGGCACTTTCGACCCGATAACATTAGGTCACAAAGATATAATTAAACGTGCGGTTAAAATTGTCGATAAGCTTATTATCGCAGTTGCGGTCGATACGGCTAAAACCCCGATTTTCTCTTTGGATGAAAGGGTGGAAATGGTAAAAGCTGACGTAGCCGATATTAGTTCGAATATTGAAGTTGTCGGCTTCGAAGGATTGCTTGTTAACTTTGCACGGGATAATGGGGCAGGGATTATCATAAGGGGACTAAGAGCGGTTTCAGACTTTGAATATGAGTTCCAGATGTCCGGCATGAACTCTAAAATGAACCCCGATATCCAGACCGTATTCCTGCCTGCATCGGAATCAACCCACTTCATAGCCTCAAGGTTTGTAAAAGAAATCGTCAGGCTTGGCGGAGATGTTGACGAGTTGGTGTCCGAGAATGTAAAAAATAATTTAACTAACTATTATAATACGTAATAAAAGTCGCATGGTTTTCTTTTAACTAGAAAATACTATAGAAACCTCTGCAAAAGGTTGCAAAGTTCAAATTTGAGTTCTTTTTATTCCCTCTCTCGCTGGAAGGGGAGGGGGGGGTATACGTGCGTGTATAACAAGCACTTGCGAGTTTCTTACCCCTCACAAAAACACTTTCGTGTTTTTAACTCTCCCTCAAGGGGAGAGTAGTTTTTT
This DNA window, taken from Alphaproteobacteria bacterium CG11_big_fil_rev_8_21_14_0_20_39_49, encodes the following:
- a CDS encoding pantetheine-phosphate adenylyltransferase — translated: MPNRTAVYPGTFDPITLGHKDIIKRAVKIVDKLIIAVAVDTAKTPIFSLDERVEMVKADVADISSNIEVVGFEGLLVNFARDNGAGIIIRGLRAVSDFEYEFQMSGMNSKMNPDIQTVFLPASESTHFIASRFVKEIVRLGGDVDELVSENVKNNLTNYYNT